A portion of the Streptococcus sp. Marseille-Q6470 genome contains these proteins:
- the deoD gene encoding purine-nucleoside phosphorylase gives MSIHIAAKQGEIADKILLPGDPLRAKFIAENFLEDAVCFNEVRNMFGYTGTYKGHRVSVMGTGMGMPSISIYARELIVDYGVKKLIRVGTAGSLNEDVHVRELVLAQAAATNSNIIRNDWPQYDFPQIASFDLLDKAYHIAKELGMTTHVGNVLSSDVFYSNYFEKNIELGKWGVKAVEMEAAALYYLAAQHHVDALAIMTISDSLVNPDEDTTAEERQNTFTDMMKVGLETLIAE, from the coding sequence ATGTCTATCCATATTGCTGCTAAGCAGGGTGAAATTGCTGATAAAATTCTTCTTCCTGGGGATCCTCTTCGTGCGAAATTTATCGCTGAGAATTTCCTTGAAGATGCTGTTTGCTTTAACGAAGTCCGTAACATGTTTGGTTACACAGGAACTTACAAAGGTCATCGTGTATCTGTCATGGGTACTGGAATGGGGATGCCATCTATCTCCATCTATGCGCGTGAGTTGATTGTAGATTACGGTGTGAAGAAATTGATTCGTGTCGGAACTGCTGGTTCTTTAAATGAGGACGTACATGTCCGTGAATTGGTATTGGCACAAGCTGCTGCCACCAACTCAAACATCATCCGCAACGACTGGCCTCAATACGATTTCCCGCAAATCGCTAGCTTTGACTTGCTAGATAAGGCTTATCATATCGCCAAAGAGCTTGGCATGACTACGCACGTAGGAAATGTATTGTCATCGGATGTCTTTTATTCAAACTACTTTGAAAAGAATATCGAACTTGGTAAATGGGGCGTGAAAGCTGTCGAAATGGAAGCAGCAGCTCTTTACTATCTTGCGGCTCAACACCATGTTGATGCGCTGGCTATCATGACGATTTCAGACAGTTTGGTTAATCCAGATGAGGATACAACCGCTGAAGAACGCCAGAATACCTTCACTGATATGATGAAGGTTGGTCTAGAGACTTTAATTGCAGAATAA
- a CDS encoding pyrimidine-nucleoside phosphorylase, with product MRAVDLIQKKRDGQELSSSEIQWLIEGYVAGTVPDYQMSAFAMAVYFKGMTTQEISDLTMYMVKTGQEFDLSAIEGIKVDKHSTGGVGDKVTLILAPLVASFDVPVAKMSGRGLGHTGGTIDKLESIKGFQVERSQEDFIKQVQDIGVSVIGQSDQLVKADKLLYALRDVTATVDTIPLIASSVMSKKIAAGADAILLDVTVGEGAFMKTVDEARELAQTMVNLGKAVGRKTVAVITDMSQPLGRAIGNRLEILEALEILQGKGREDISHFICELAQIMLSLANVEKTVEEVRQHLENGQALKKFEEMVLAQGGNLEDLYRPVKVDHVFDIPAQEDGIIAELPAMEFGLFAMRLGAGRAVKTDALDYETGIVFEKKVGESVKKGEIVAKVYANGKISPELVTDFQKYVKIKISDEAIKTREIIEIIS from the coding sequence ATGAGAGCAGTAGACCTAATCCAGAAAAAAAGAGACGGCCAAGAACTCAGCTCAAGTGAAATCCAATGGTTGATTGAAGGCTATGTGGCAGGGACGGTTCCTGACTACCAGATGTCTGCCTTTGCTATGGCTGTTTATTTTAAAGGTATGACTACACAGGAGATTTCTGATTTGACTATGTATATGGTTAAAACAGGTCAGGAATTTGATTTATCTGCCATTGAAGGTATCAAGGTCGATAAACACTCAACTGGTGGAGTAGGAGATAAGGTCACTTTGATTTTAGCTCCCTTGGTTGCCAGTTTTGATGTTCCAGTTGCCAAGATGAGTGGTCGAGGTTTGGGTCATACTGGAGGCACTATCGATAAATTAGAATCTATCAAAGGATTTCAAGTCGAACGCAGTCAGGAAGACTTCATCAAACAAGTTCAAGATATTGGCGTTTCAGTCATTGGCCAATCTGATCAATTAGTCAAAGCGGATAAACTGCTTTATGCACTACGAGATGTTACAGCAACAGTTGATACCATCCCCTTGATTGCTAGTTCTGTCATGAGTAAAAAGATTGCAGCTGGCGCGGATGCTATTTTGCTGGATGTTACTGTCGGTGAAGGTGCCTTTATGAAAACAGTCGACGAGGCGCGTGAACTGGCTCAAACCATGGTGAATCTCGGAAAAGCTGTTGGTCGTAAGACTGTAGCAGTCATTACGGATATGAGTCAACCTTTGGGACGTGCCATTGGGAACCGCTTGGAAATTCTAGAAGCACTAGAAATTCTTCAGGGTAAAGGACGCGAGGATATTAGTCACTTTATCTGTGAGTTAGCTCAGATTATGCTTTCTCTGGCAAATGTTGAAAAAACAGTCGAGGAAGTAAGGCAACATCTTGAAAATGGTCAGGCACTCAAGAAATTTGAAGAGATGGTTCTAGCTCAGGGTGGAAACCTAGAAGACCTCTATCGTCCAGTAAAAGTTGACCATGTATTTGATATTCCTGCTCAAGAGGATGGTATTATCGCAGAACTTCCAGCCATGGAGTTTGGTCTTTTTGCCATGAGATTAGGTGCTGGTCGTGCAGTCAAAACAGATGCTCTTGATTATGAAACAGGAATTGTTTTTGAGAAGAAAGTTGGAGAATCAGTCAAAAAAGGTGAAATTGTCGCAAAAGTATATGCAAATGGCAAAATTTCTCCGGAACTAGTTACAGATTTCCAAAAATATGTTAAAATTAAAATAAGTGATGAAGCGATAAAAACACGTGAAATCATTGAAATTATCTCCTGA
- the coaA gene encoding type I pantothenate kinase, which translates to MTNEFIHYEKISRGTWQSLHRMTTPPLTEEELDSIKSFNDQISLQDVTDIYLPLAHLIQIYKRSKEDLAFSKGIFLQRESKNQPFIIGISGSVAVGKSTTSRLLQILLSRIFPEASVELVTTDGFLYPNSILNERNILNRKGFPESYDMESLLDFLDQLKNGQDVDIPVYSHEIYDIVPDKTQRVQAADFVIVEGINVFQTPHNSRLYITDFFDFSIYVDAAVEDIESWYLDRFLKLLSFAQDDPNNYYYRFTQQPISEVKDFAHQVWTSINLTNLQNYIEPTRNRAEVILHKSKNHEIDEIYLKK; encoded by the coding sequence ATGACCAACGAATTTATACATTATGAAAAAATCAGTCGAGGAACTTGGCAATCTTTACATCGTATGACAACACCTCCTTTAACCGAGGAGGAATTGGATTCGATCAAGAGTTTTAATGACCAGATTAGTCTCCAAGATGTAACAGATATTTACCTGCCGCTAGCTCATCTGATTCAAATCTACAAACGCTCCAAAGAAGACCTAGCCTTTTCAAAAGGGATTTTTCTCCAAAGAGAGAGTAAAAATCAGCCTTTTATTATCGGAATTTCAGGTAGTGTCGCTGTTGGCAAATCAACTACTAGCCGACTCTTACAAATTTTGCTTTCCCGTATTTTTCCAGAAGCAAGTGTTGAATTAGTGACAACTGATGGCTTTCTGTATCCTAACAGTATCTTAAACGAGCGAAATATCCTAAATCGAAAAGGTTTCCCTGAGAGTTATGATATGGAAAGCTTGCTCGATTTCCTTGATCAACTTAAAAACGGTCAGGATGTAGATATCCCCGTTTATTCTCACGAAATTTACGATATCGTACCTGATAAAACACAAAGAGTCCAAGCAGCGGATTTTGTCATCGTAGAAGGTATCAACGTCTTTCAAACACCACATAACAGCCGTCTTTATATTACAGACTTCTTCGATTTTTCAATCTATGTAGATGCTGCAGTCGAGGATATCGAGAGCTGGTATTTGGACCGTTTCTTGAAACTTCTTAGCTTTGCACAAGATGATCCAAACAACTATTACTATCGTTTCACCCAGCAACCAATTAGTGAAGTAAAAGATTTTGCCCATCAAGTTTGGACAAGTATTAATTTGACCAATCTACAAAACTACATCGAACCGACCAGAAATCGAGCTGAAGTCATTCTTCATAAATCTAAAAATCATGAAATTGATGAAATTTATTTAAAAAAGTGA
- a CDS encoding class I SAM-dependent methyltransferase: MSKMYYAENPDAAHDVHELRVELLGQKMTFLTDAGVFSKKMIDFGSQLLLRCVDVEKDEKILDVGCGYGPIGLSLVKAYGAQATMVDINNRALDLAQQNAVKNNVQATIFQSNIYEQVEGQFNHVISNPPIRAGKQVVHEIIEKSIDYLTDGGDLTIVIQKKQGAPSAKNKMEEVFGNCEVVKKDKGYYILRSVKE, translated from the coding sequence ATGAGTAAAATGTATTATGCAGAAAATCCAGATGCTGCCCATGATGTTCATGAATTAAGAGTGGAGCTACTTGGACAAAAGATGACCTTTTTGACAGATGCAGGTGTCTTTAGCAAAAAAATGATTGATTTCGGAAGTCAATTATTGTTAAGATGTGTCGATGTTGAAAAAGATGAAAAAATCCTTGATGTTGGTTGTGGCTACGGTCCAATAGGCTTGTCTTTGGTTAAAGCTTATGGTGCCCAAGCGACCATGGTGGATATCAATAATCGTGCCCTGGATTTAGCCCAGCAAAATGCAGTAAAAAACAATGTTCAAGCGACAATCTTCCAGTCCAATATTTATGAGCAGGTAGAGGGACAATTTAATCATGTCATTTCGAATCCACCTATTCGTGCTGGCAAGCAAGTCGTTCATGAAATCATCGAGAAAAGTATTGATTATCTTACGGATGGTGGAGATTTGACCATTGTCATCCAAAAGAAACAGGGAGCTCCCAGCGCCAAAAACAAGATGGAAGAAGTTTTTGGTAATTGCGAGGTTGTAAAGAAAGATAAGGGATATTATATCCTTAGAAGTGTGAAAGAATGA
- a CDS encoding 1,4-dihydroxy-2-naphthoate prenyltransferase has translation MRLVVSDKILKLTSLLVVILWLSPTLIEFTVSLGSQTYSWSAFVLLFLLPIVGFIYLILAILTRKWWLILIGLACLFSFFISMFLGYLFLGP, from the coding sequence ATGAGACTAGTAGTGAGTGATAAAATCCTAAAACTGACTAGCTTACTGGTTGTGATTCTGTGGTTATCTCCGACTTTAATTGAGTTTACTGTGAGTTTAGGAAGTCAAACCTATAGTTGGTCTGCCTTTGTCTTGTTATTCTTGCTACCAATTGTTGGTTTTATTTATTTGATTCTCGCCATTTTAACAAGAAAATGGTGGCTGATATTGATTGGTCTAGCTTGTCTATTTTCATTTTTTATTAGTATGTTCCTAGGTTATCTCTTCTTAGGTCCTTAG
- the rpsT gene encoding 30S ribosomal protein S20: MEVRTLANIKSAIKRAELNVKQNEKNSAQKSAMRTAIKAFEANPSEELYRAASSAIDKAETKGLIHKNKASRDKARLAAKLG; encoded by the coding sequence ATGGAGGTAAGAACATTGGCAAACATTAAATCAGCTATCAAACGCGCTGAATTGAACGTTAAACAAAACGAAAAGAACTCAGCTCAAAAATCAGCTATGCGTACTGCTATCAAAGCTTTTGAAGCAAACCCATCTGAAGAACTTTACCGTGCTGCTAGCTCAGCCATCGATAAAGCAGAAACTAAAGGTTTGATCCACAAAAACAAAGCTAGCCGTGATAAAGCACGTCTTGCTGCTAAACTTGGTTAA
- a CDS encoding DNA topology modulation protein, whose product MKITIIGYSGAGKSTLAEKLSRYYSIPKLHMDTLQFQPGWVDSDRDWMLKEMRDFLTEHSDWVIDGNYSWCYYEERMKEADQIIFLNFSRWNCLLRAFKRYLKYRGKVRESIAAGCPERFDWEFIRWILWDGRTKNAKERYQHLSNTYPEKLRILHSQAEIDCFLQSLKNRE is encoded by the coding sequence ATGAAAATTACGATTATAGGATATTCTGGAGCAGGTAAGTCAACTCTAGCAGAAAAATTGTCTCGCTACTACTCCATTCCCAAACTTCATATGGACACTCTTCAATTTCAGCCAGGCTGGGTAGACAGTGACCGCGATTGGATGTTAAAAGAGATGAGAGATTTTCTCACCGAACATTCCGATTGGGTGATTGATGGTAATTATTCTTGGTGTTATTACGAGGAAAGAATGAAAGAAGCAGATCAAATCATCTTTCTAAATTTCTCACGTTGGAATTGTCTGCTTCGAGCCTTTAAGCGTTATCTTAAATACAGAGGAAAAGTCAGAGAAAGTATTGCTGCAGGGTGTCCTGAACGTTTTGACTGGGAGTTTATCCGTTGGATTCTCTGGGATGGACGAACAAAAAATGCTAAGGAAAGATACCAACACTTAAGCAATACTTACCCAGAAAAGTTGCGTATTCTTCATTCTCAAGCAGAGATTGATTGTTTCTTGCAATCTCTTAAAAATAGAGAATAG
- a CDS encoding cytidine deaminase encodes MVTTELIDLAIETSKKAYVPYSHFPIGAVLVAKDGSVYTGVNVENASFSLTNCGERTAIFKAVSEGQRDFSELIVYGQTEKPISPCGACRQVMAEFFKPDLKVTLVAKDKTTVEMTVGELLPYSFTDLH; translated from the coding sequence ATGGTGACTACTGAGTTGATTGATTTAGCAATTGAAACTAGTAAAAAAGCCTATGTGCCCTACTCACATTTCCCAATTGGTGCCGTATTGGTTGCCAAGGATGGAAGTGTTTATACTGGAGTCAATGTCGAAAACGCTAGCTTCTCTTTGACCAACTGTGGCGAAAGAACAGCTATCTTTAAGGCGGTTTCTGAAGGACAACGAGACTTCTCAGAATTGATAGTCTATGGTCAAACAGAAAAACCGATTTCGCCTTGTGGTGCTTGTCGCCAAGTCATGGCCGAATTTTTTAAACCAGATCTAAAGGTGACTCTAGTCGCCAAAGATAAAACGACGGTCGAGATGACGGTCGGGGAATTACTTCCATATTCTTTTACAGACTTGCATTAG
- the deoC gene encoding deoxyribose-phosphate aldolase → MKLNKYIDHTLLKQDATEQQINRLLSEAREYDFASVCVNPCWVSHAKAGLKDTDVKVCTVVGFPLGATTSAVKAYETKEAIQNGADEIDMVINVGALKSGNAGLVESDIRAVVEASGDKLVKVIIEACLLTDEEKILACQLAQKAGADFVKTSTGFSTGGATLPDVQLMRQTVGPDMGVKAAGGARSYADAVAFVEAGATRIGTSSGVAILKGELADGDY, encoded by the coding sequence ATGAAATTAAATAAATACATTGATCATACGCTTTTAAAGCAAGATGCAACCGAACAACAAATCAATCGTTTGCTATCTGAAGCAAGAGAGTACGATTTTGCAAGTGTTTGTGTCAATCCATGCTGGGTTTCTCATGCAAAAGCAGGTCTAAAGGATACAGATGTTAAAGTTTGTACCGTTGTAGGTTTCCCTCTTGGAGCTACAACTTCAGCTGTTAAGGCTTATGAAACCAAAGAAGCTATCCAAAATGGTGCTGACGAAATCGATATGGTTATTAACGTTGGTGCACTAAAGTCAGGAAACGCTGGATTAGTTGAGTCAGATATTCGAGCAGTTGTTGAAGCAAGCGGAGACAAACTCGTTAAGGTGATTATTGAGGCTTGTTTGTTGACAGATGAGGAAAAAATTCTCGCTTGTCAACTAGCCCAGAAAGCAGGAGCAGACTTTGTCAAGACCTCTACAGGTTTCTCAACAGGTGGTGCAACACTTCCAGATGTTCAATTAATGCGCCAGACAGTTGGACCGGATATGGGTGTCAAAGCTGCTGGTGGAGCTCGTTCTTATGCAGATGCTGTTGCTTTTGTTGAGGCAGGAGCTACTCGTATCGGAACATCGTCTGGTGTAGCAATCCTTAAAGGAGAATTAGCTGATGGTGACTACTGA
- a CDS encoding BMP family protein, with translation MNKKQWLGLGLVAVAAFGLAACGNRSSRNAASSSSDVKTKAAIVTDTGGVDDKSFNQSAWEGLQAWGKEHNLEKDKGYTYFQSTSEADYANNLQQAAGNYNLIYGIGFALKNAVADAAKEHTDINYVLIDDVIKDQKNVVSATFADNEAAYLAGVAAAKTTKTKQVGFVGGMESEVISRFAAGFKAGVESVDPSIKVQVDYAGSFGDAAKGKTIAAAQYAAGADVIYQAAGGTGAGVFSEAKSLNESKNEDEKVWVIGVDRDQVDEGKYTSKDGKEANFVLASTLKQVGTAVKDLANKAEKGEFPGGQVIVYSLKDKGVDLAMTNLSEEGKKAVEDAKAKILDGSIKVPEK, from the coding sequence ATGAACAAGAAACAATGGCTAGGCCTTGGTCTAGTTGCAGTAGCAGCATTTGGACTTGCTGCATGTGGTAATCGCTCTTCTCGTAACGCAGCTTCATCTTCTTCTGATGTGAAGACTAAAGCAGCTATCGTTACAGATACTGGTGGTGTTGATGACAAATCATTCAACCAATCAGCTTGGGAAGGTCTTCAAGCTTGGGGTAAAGAACACAACCTTGAAAAAGATAAAGGTTATACTTACTTCCAATCAACAAGTGAAGCTGACTACGCAAACAACTTGCAACAAGCAGCTGGAAACTACAACTTGATCTATGGTATTGGTTTTGCACTTAAAAATGCAGTTGCTGATGCTGCCAAAGAACATACAGATATAAACTATGTTTTGATTGACGATGTGATCAAAGATCAAAAAAATGTTGTAAGTGCTACTTTTGCTGATAACGAAGCAGCATACCTTGCAGGTGTCGCTGCAGCTAAAACTACTAAAACAAAACAAGTTGGTTTTGTAGGTGGTATGGAATCTGAAGTTATTTCTCGCTTCGCAGCTGGTTTCAAAGCTGGTGTTGAGTCAGTTGACCCATCTATCAAAGTTCAAGTAGACTACGCTGGTTCATTTGGTGATGCTGCTAAAGGTAAAACAATTGCTGCAGCTCAATACGCTGCAGGTGCAGACGTTATCTACCAAGCAGCTGGTGGTACTGGAGCAGGTGTCTTCTCTGAAGCTAAATCTTTGAACGAAAGCAAAAATGAAGACGAAAAAGTTTGGGTTATCGGTGTAGACCGTGACCAAGTTGATGAAGGTAAATACACTTCTAAAGATGGTAAAGAAGCTAACTTCGTACTTGCTTCTACTTTGAAACAAGTTGGTACAGCTGTAAAAGACCTTGCTAACAAAGCTGAAAAAGGTGAATTCCCTGGTGGTCAAGTTATCGTTTACTCATTGAAGGATAAAGGTGTTGATTTGGCAATGACAAACCTTTCTGAAGAAGGTAAAAAAGCTGTTGAAGATGCAAAAGCTAAAATCCTTGATGGTAGCATCAAAGTTCCTGAAAAATAA